The DNA region TTGTAAATCACCCGAACGGTTTACGCCCGAAGAAGTCGACTTTTTCAGACAGGCGGCCGGCCTGGTGGCGGTGGCCATTGAAAATGCGCAAGCCTACGAGTCCATCGAAAAACTGATCCAGGAACGCACGAAATTCATGATGCGGGTGGCGCACAATCTGCGGTCGCCGCTGGCGGCGGTCATAAGCATCCTTAACGTGGTCCGGGGCGGGTATCAGGGCGAGCTGAACGCGGACCAAAGTGAATACCTGCGGCGGGTCGATCGGCGGGTTCGTACGATGCTGGCGATGATCAATGAGCTTCTAGTGCTGGCAAGAAGCCGGGAACAGCGGCGCAAGGCGGAATACAAACCGGTGGATATGAACCTTCTGGCCGGGAGGATGGAACGGACGTTTCAGGAGGAGGCCAGGCAGAAGGGGCTTGTTTTTGAGATGCAGGTCCCGGAAGCCCTACCCATCATTCAGGGCGATGGCGATATGGTTGAACAGGTGCTGGAAAATCTGGTTTCAAACGCCGTCAAGTACACGCCGTCCGGGGGGAAGGTACGGGTGGAATTTTCGGCCGCGGCCGAGGGATCGGTAAAAATCCAAATCAGCGACACCGGCATCGGGATTCCGGCGGCGGCCAGGGTGCAGCTCTTTTCTGAATTTTTCCGGGCCGAGAACGCCCGTGCAATAGATGAACACGGAACCGGCCTGGGTCTGGCCCTTGTCAAGGAAGTCGTCGATCAGCACGGCGGACGGATCATTGTTGAAAGCGAAGAAGGGCTGGGTTCGCTGTTTGTGGTGAATTTTCCCGGCAAGAATAAGGGTTGAACCGTGAAGACGCGAAGGGCGCAAAGTTGTTGAGTAAGAGCAAAGCATGTATAGCGCAGCTATCCGCCCCGCAGGACGGTAGCCTTTTTGCTGATCGTTTCACCCGATCAGTAAAAAACTGAAATAACCTTTGCGTGCTTGGCGTCTTGGCGGTTCATTTTTGTAGGCAGGGCGGATCTGCGGGCGACGGGCGCCGCGAGGGGATAGCCATGGAGAGCATAAGCTGATGAAAGTCTTGCTGATTTCCGCGAATACCGAATTGATGAACATGCCGGTTCTGCCGCTGGGGCTGGGGTGTATCGCTAGCGCGACGCAGATGGCCGGACATGATATTGCCCTGCTGAATTTAATGGCGCGTGAAGATGTCAGGGAAGTCCTTGCAGCATCCATAAAAGAGTTTAGGCCGAACGCCATCGGGATTTCCGTTCGGAATATCGACGATCAGAACATAGCGGAGCCCAAGTTCCTGCTGGAACCCGTTAGATCGATCGTTTCCTTTTGCCGCGAGCAGACCGACTGCCCCTTTATCATCGGGGGGGCGGGGTACAGCATTTTCCCTCAAAGCGCCCTTGAATATCTCGGGGCCGACATGGGAATCCAGGGGCAAGGGGAACATGCTTTTGTTCAACTGCTGGAAAGACTTGAAAGGGGAGAGGACTTTGCTGGAATACCGGGTTTATACCTGCCGGAAAAGGGCCTTCAGGGCAAAATAAACTTTAAATTCAATCTGGACGATTTTCCACTGCCGCTTCCCGGCGCGCATTTAAGCGCCCCGGCCAACCTCCAAGGCCAGCAGATATGGCTGCCGTTTCAATCCCGCCGGGGGTGCCCGATGAAATGTTCCTATTGCTCGACGCCAATGATTGAAGGGCCGGTTTTGCACAAGCGAAATTTGGAACAGGTGGTTGATTCATTGTCACAATATGTTGCGGCCGGGTTTGACCGATTTTTCTTTGTCGACAATGTGTTCAACTTTCCCAAATCCTACGCCAGGGAGCTTTGTGAGCGGATGATCGCGAAAAAAATCAATGTGAAATGGCGCTGCATCCTCTACCCCTGGAAAGTGGACGAGGATCTGGTCAAAAAGATGGCGCTGGCCGGATGCGAGGAGGTCAGCCTGGGGTTTGAGAGCGGTTCGGCCCGGATAATTAAAAACATGAATAAGTGCTACAGCCCGGATGAGGTTCGATATATTTGCGATCTCTTAAAAAAATATCATATCCATATAATGGGGTTTCTACTGCTGGGGAGTCCCGGGGAAGATAAGGATACGATAACAGAAAGCCTTGCATTTGCCGATTCGCTCCATACCGACTCCATAAGGATAACCGTCGGTATCCGCATTTATCCCTACACCCCGCTTGTACGGCAGGCAGTTAAAGACGGCATGATAACGGCAGATGAAGATCTCCTTTTCCCTAAATTTTATATGGCCGACGATTTGAAAATGTGGACTATAGAAACCGTTAAAGGCTGGATAAAGGGACGTCAAAACTGGTTCATGTAGCAGCGGGGAAAAAGCCTGAGAACAAACGATCGGGGGCAGGTTTGTTTTGCTGCGAATTTTTGGACGGGTCCGGAATCTCCTTGATATTTTCCGGAGTTTCGTTATAAAAAGCACCTCTTGGTATTATCGTGCCATTTTATGTAACGACACCCTGCAACCGTTTTGAGATATCGCATGACAACATCTGAATCAGGTGTTTCCGGATCTGTTGGTCGGACGACTGAAAAAAATCATGCATCCGATCCGAAACCCTTTACGGATCCGAAGCCGGACAAAAATTACCACCGCCGTCTGAAGCACGCCCTCTTCATGGGGCTGCTGATTGCCTACCTCATACCCATCACCCTGATAACGATTTATTTCAACTATGAATTCCACGCCAATGTCCGCGAAAGCAGCAAACTGCAGCTTTCTGCGGTGGCGGACAGCCAGCGCAACACCATCGATCTGTTCATGCAGAAAAGAATCGTGAATGTGTTCAACCTGTTCCATTTAAAAGCCTTTAACCTGGAACCCAGCCAGACAATGATGGAATCGTATCTGGCCAATCTCATGCGGTCCGACGATGCTTTTGTGGATGTGGGTCTGATAGATTCCAGCGGCATCCAGACCGGCTATGCCGGCCCCTATCCGCATCTGCGCAACAAGGATTACAGCCAGGAAAACTGGTACAAGGAACTGATCAGTCAGTCAAAAAGCTACATTATTACGGATCTTTATCTCGGACTGCGGCGGCAGCCCCATTTTACCATCGGTGTGAAACAGATTGTGGATGGGAATTATTATGTGATTCGATCCAGCGTTTATCCGGACAAGCTGCAGAACCTGTTGCAGGATTCCAGGCACGGCAAGCCCGCCAGCGGTTATCTTATCAACCGGGACGGCATCCATCAGGCCGTTACCCCCGGCTTCGGCGATCTGCTGGAACCGGCCGCCTATGTGCCGGGCATGGAAAAGGACGCGGATGTCGTCGCTATCCGTTTTCAGGGACAATCCATGCTGGCGGCCCATACCTGGCTCAAGGAAGTTCCCTGGTGCCTGGTGATGCTCCAGTCCATTGATGTGGCCTATCAGGAGATGGTTGTCCTGCGAAACACCATGATCATCGGCGCGGCCGTTCTTGTTCTGGTGATTATGGGGATTATCTGGGTGATTGTCGGCCGGGTCATCCACTGGACCGAATCACTGGAGCAGGACCGGGTCGAACTGAAATCCCAACTGTATCATGCCCATAAACTGGTTTCCGTGGGGCAGCTTGCCGGCGGCGTGGCCCACGAGATCAACAACCCCCTAGCCATTATCGAATCAGAAGCCGGTTTGATCCGGGATATGCTCGATCCCACCTTGAGCCTGGAGTCGTCTCCGGAAGCCATTATCAGGGAGCTTGATGAAATCGACAAGGCAATCCATCGCGCCAAAAACGTCACCCAGAAGATCCTGAGCTTTGTCCGCAAAACCGATCCCGAGCTTGTCCTGTGCGATATCAATAAATTACTCGACGATGTTGTCTCCGGTGTTACGGAACATGAATTCACCGTGTCAAATATTACCCTGGTTCGGGATTATGCGCCGGATCTGCCTGGGTTGATGCTTGACCCGGACCTGCTGCGTCAAGTGTTTTTGAACCTGGTGAACAATGCCAGTGATGCGGTGAGCGAAGGCGGCATCATTACCTTGCGCACCGGGATGGACGGCGATGTCGTTAAAATCTCGGTCGCCGATACCGGCGAAGGGATGATCGCCGAAAAAGCGGAAAAAATCTTCATGCCGTTCTTTACGTCCAAGGAAGTCGGCAAGGGCACCGGACTGGGCCTGCCCATCAGTCTCAATATTGTGGAAGGCTTCGGCGGGCGCATCGAAGTGCGCAGCGCGCCGGGGGCCGGAAGTGAATTCACGGTGGTGTTGCCGGTTTCCGGAAAACCGGAGGGGATAGGTCGGAGTTAATCGACTTTGTCTCGGATTTTTATGATTAAAAATACAAATTCCAATTGTGGAAAAGGAGGAGGCCCGTGGGTGAAAATGAAAAACAGGCCGAGGAGAAAAAACCGGTCATCCTGCTCGTAGATGATGAGGACCAGTTCAGGACCGCATTGGCCAAGCGGCTTTCCGTTCGCGGTTACGAGGTTCTGGACGTCGACAACGGTGAGGATGCCATCAAGATCGCCCGGCACAAAGACCCCGAAGTGGTGGTTCTGGATCAGAAAATGCCGGATATGGACGGCATTCAAACCCTGAAGGAACTCAAAAAAATCCGGCCGGAAGTCCAGATCATCATGCTGACCGGCCACGGTTCCATTGAATCGGCCCGGATGACCGGCAAACACGATGTGTTCGCCTATCTGCAAAAGCCGGCCCCATTGGATGAGGTCATCGAAAAGATCGAGGGGGCCCGCAACGAATTTCGGTATTCCAAAGCCCGCCATGAAATTCCCCATATCGAAGAAAAAAGCCTGAAAAGCTGGTTCATGGGGGTCCAGGGTGCGCGGCCGGGTTTCATCATTCTGGGCGCGCTGATTTTTGCCCTGATTTATTTCATGCCTCCGAGCGATCGTTTGAAGGCTCTGATAACAACGGAAAAGGGGAGTGCCGCGGAAGAAAAAATCTTGGGGTATTCGGATTTCCGGAGAATGAAGCCGGGCCAGACCGTCGCCCAGTATTACGCCGACCGGGCCGGTCTGTATGAAACCGTGAAAAAACCGGACGGCACCAAAACAAAGGTGCTTCTGGGCGCCGGGGCGGTCATGAAGCGGGCCCATGTCATGATGGGCGTGCTGGTGGTGGCGGCCCTGTTTTGGGCCACGGGCGCCATGCCCGTGGGGGTCACCGCTTTGCTGGTGGGCGTGTTGATGTATTTCTTCGGCGTGCTCCCGCCCGATGGAGTGGCCCGCGCCTATGCCAAGGACGCCGTCATCTTTATCTTCGGGGTCCTTGCCATGGCAACGGCCATATCCAAAACCGGGCTCGACCGGCGCATCGGAATTCTGCTGCTGACCCCCAGCACGTCGATTATCCGCATGTGCCTGATATTCGCGCCCATGGTGGCCGTTACGGCAGCCTTCCTGTCCGAGCACGCCCTGATCGCCTTTATCGCCCCCATTTTCATGATGGTTTACATGGGGGCCGTGCGGGTAGGCGGGATTGCCAAGGACAAGGCCCTGGTGGTCATGATGCTCTTGACCCTCAATTACGCCTGCAATCTCGGCGGACCCGGATCACCGGCGGCCGGCGGCCGCAATGCCATCATGATCGGCATCCTGGCCGACTACGGGATCAACGTGAGCTTCGGTCAATGGGTCCAGTACGGCCTCCCTTTCGTGCCGGTGGCGGCGATTATCATCGGCCTGTATTTCTATTTATGGGGCCGCAACAAACTTACGATCAAAACGCTCAATGTGGCTGCGGCCGTCAGGCGTGAGTCGGAAAAAATCGGCAAAATGACCGCGGATGAATACAAGACCGCCGTGGTCCTGGTGGTCCTGATCTTCATGTGGTCCGCTTTTTCAGACCGGTACGGAATGGGCGGCCCGGTGATCCTGGCCTTAGTGGCATTGAATATCCTGGGGATACTGCGATGGAAGGAAGTCCAATCCATCCATTGGGACGTGGTTTTTCTCTACGCGGCGGCAAGCGCCATGGGAACCGGACTGGCCATGACCGGCGGGGCCCTGCTGATGGCCGATGCCTTTGTGAGCTTCCTGCCGGAAGTCATGAGCAAATCAGCCGCCGGGCTGAGTATCGCGACCTCCCTGTTTACCGGTGTGTTGACCAATTTCATGAGCGACGGCGCCACTGTGGCGACCATCGGTCCCATTGCCGTGCCCATGGCCACCATTGCCGGGGCATCGCCCGTCATGGTCGGTCTGGCAACGGCCTTTGCCTCTTCCTTCGCGCACATGCTGGTCATCGGGACCCCCAACAACGCCATCATCTTCGCCCTTGCCAAAGATTATGAAACCGGCGAGCAGCTGATCACCACTAAGGATTTCTTCGTGCACGGTTTTGTGGCATTGCTCCTGTCGTTTGCCGTGTTGTGGGGCTGGGTGATTTTGGGGTATTGGCAGTGGTTGAAATTTCCCGTATAGTTCGCATCACAGCTTTAAGGGGGCCGGTCTCAAATCCGTCCCCCAAAATGCAAACAGCCGAAGGAAATATCGAT from Desulfobacterales bacterium includes:
- a CDS encoding radical SAM protein, which translates into the protein MKVLLISANTELMNMPVLPLGLGCIASATQMAGHDIALLNLMAREDVREVLAASIKEFRPNAIGISVRNIDDQNIAEPKFLLEPVRSIVSFCREQTDCPFIIGGAGYSIFPQSALEYLGADMGIQGQGEHAFVQLLERLERGEDFAGIPGLYLPEKGLQGKINFKFNLDDFPLPLPGAHLSAPANLQGQQIWLPFQSRRGCPMKCSYCSTPMIEGPVLHKRNLEQVVDSLSQYVAAGFDRFFFVDNVFNFPKSYARELCERMIAKKINVKWRCILYPWKVDEDLVKKMALAGCEEVSLGFESGSARIIKNMNKCYSPDEVRYICDLLKKYHIHIMGFLLLGSPGEDKDTITESLAFADSLHTDSIRITVGIRIYPYTPLVRQAVKDGMITADEDLLFPKFYMADDLKMWTIETVKGWIKGRQNWFM
- a CDS encoding ATP-binding protein is translated as MTTSESGVSGSVGRTTEKNHASDPKPFTDPKPDKNYHRRLKHALFMGLLIAYLIPITLITIYFNYEFHANVRESSKLQLSAVADSQRNTIDLFMQKRIVNVFNLFHLKAFNLEPSQTMMESYLANLMRSDDAFVDVGLIDSSGIQTGYAGPYPHLRNKDYSQENWYKELISQSKSYIITDLYLGLRRQPHFTIGVKQIVDGNYYVIRSSVYPDKLQNLLQDSRHGKPASGYLINRDGIHQAVTPGFGDLLEPAAYVPGMEKDADVVAIRFQGQSMLAAHTWLKEVPWCLVMLQSIDVAYQEMVVLRNTMIIGAAVLVLVIMGIIWVIVGRVIHWTESLEQDRVELKSQLYHAHKLVSVGQLAGGVAHEINNPLAIIESEAGLIRDMLDPTLSLESSPEAIIRELDEIDKAIHRAKNVTQKILSFVRKTDPELVLCDINKLLDDVVSGVTEHEFTVSNITLVRDYAPDLPGLMLDPDLLRQVFLNLVNNASDAVSEGGIITLRTGMDGDVVKISVADTGEGMIAEKAEKIFMPFFTSKEVGKGTGLGLPISLNIVEGFGGRIEVRSAPGAGSEFTVVLPVSGKPEGIGRS
- a CDS encoding SLC13 family permease; translated protein: MGENEKQAEEKKPVILLVDDEDQFRTALAKRLSVRGYEVLDVDNGEDAIKIARHKDPEVVVLDQKMPDMDGIQTLKELKKIRPEVQIIMLTGHGSIESARMTGKHDVFAYLQKPAPLDEVIEKIEGARNEFRYSKARHEIPHIEEKSLKSWFMGVQGARPGFIILGALIFALIYFMPPSDRLKALITTEKGSAAEEKILGYSDFRRMKPGQTVAQYYADRAGLYETVKKPDGTKTKVLLGAGAVMKRAHVMMGVLVVAALFWATGAMPVGVTALLVGVLMYFFGVLPPDGVARAYAKDAVIFIFGVLAMATAISKTGLDRRIGILLLTPSTSIIRMCLIFAPMVAVTAAFLSEHALIAFIAPIFMMVYMGAVRVGGIAKDKALVVMMLLTLNYACNLGGPGSPAAGGRNAIMIGILADYGINVSFGQWVQYGLPFVPVAAIIIGLYFYLWGRNKLTIKTLNVAAAVRRESEKIGKMTADEYKTAVVLVVLIFMWSAFSDRYGMGGPVILALVALNILGILRWKEVQSIHWDVVFLYAAASAMGTGLAMTGGALLMADAFVSFLPEVMSKSAAGLSIATSLFTGVLTNFMSDGATVATIGPIAVPMATIAGASPVMVGLATAFASSFAHMLVIGTPNNAIIFALAKDYETGEQLITTKDFFVHGFVALLLSFAVLWGWVILGYWQWLKFPV